The genomic window CCCGGTTGCGCGAATCGGTGCGGCTGATGCGCGAGCTGTGGCTGGGCGACCGCGTCGACTTCGACGGCGAGTACTACCACACCAAAGGCGCCTCGATCTACGACGTGCCCGAGGGCGGAATCCCGATCTACATCGCGGCTGGGGGCCCGCAGGTCGCCAAGTACGCCGGCCGCGCCGGTGACGGCTTCATCTGCACCTCCGGCAAGGGCGAGGAGCTGTACAAGGACAAGCTCATCCCGGCCATGCGGGAGGGCGCCGAGGCGGCCGGGAAGAATCCCGACGACATCGACCGGATGATCGAGATCAAGATCTCCTATGACACCGATCCCGACCTGGCGCTGGAGAACACGCGGTTCTGGGCGCCGCTGTCGCTGACCGCCGAACAGAAGACCAGCATCCACGATCCCCTCGAGATGGAGAAGGCGGCCGACGAGCTGCCGATCGAGCAGGTGGCCAAGCGCTGGATCGTGGCATCGGACCCCGACCAGGCGGTCGAGAAGGTCAAGGATTACGTC from Mycobacterium kubicae includes these protein-coding regions:
- the fgd gene encoding glucose-6-phosphate dehydrogenase (coenzyme-F420), with product MAELRLGYKASAEQFAPRELVELAVAAEEHGMDSATVSDHFQPWRHEGGHAPFSLAWMTAVGERTKRLLLGTSVLTPTFRYNPAVIAQAFATMGCLYPDRIFLGVGTGESLNEIATGYEGEWPEFKERYARLRESVRLMRELWLGDRVDFDGEYYHTKGASIYDVPEGGIPIYIAAGGPQVAKYAGRAGDGFICTSGKGEELYKDKLIPAMREGAEAAGKNPDDIDRMIEIKISYDTDPDLALENTRFWAPLSLTAEQKTSIHDPLEMEKAADELPIEQVAKRWIVASDPDQAVEKVKDYVDWGLNHLVFHAPGHDQRRFLELFQRDLEPRLRRLG